DNA from Triticum aestivum cultivar Chinese Spring chromosome 7D, IWGSC CS RefSeq v2.1, whole genome shotgun sequence:
GATCTACAAGGAGTCAAAGTGTGTCGTGAGGCACCATCTATTTCAAACTTGTTATTTTCTGATGATTCACTAATACTCATGAAAGCAAACAATCAGAATGCCCAGGTCCTTAAAAGCATCCTTGATTCGTACTGCGCAGCATCAGGACAGCTGGTGAGTGTGGAGAAATCTAGTATTTTGTTTAGCCTTAACACGGATGTGCTTATTCGCGCTGAGATGTGCTCGACCCTCAATATATTAACCGAGGCATTGAATGATACATACTTGGGCCTCCCAACAATTGTTGGCATGGACAAAACAGATTGTTTTCAATTCCTTATTGATAGAGTGAACAAAAGGATTAATGGATGGAAAGAAAGACAGTTGTCGGCATGAGGAAAGGAGGTTCTACTTAAATTGGTTATACAGGCAATTCCATCATATGTTATGGGCGTCTTCAAAATTCCTAAACAAACTTGCAAAGGAATAACTGACGCAATGTCGCAGTACTGGTGGGGTGACAGTGATGACCAGAAAAAGATGCATTGGATGGCTTGGTGGAAGTTGTGTGTGCCGAAATAGCAAGGAGGTATGGGGTTTCGTGACATCCATTGTTTTAACCTTGCGTTGTTGGGTAAGCAATGGAGGCTAGTAGACAATCCAGACTCACTATGTGCAACAATTCTAAAAGCAAAATATTTTCCGGACAGTGATTTACTCAATGTAAACCTAAAGAAGGGTGCCTCATTTACTTGGCAGAGCATAATGTCAGGGGTGAATACACTCAAACATGGATATATTTGGAGGGTGGGAGATGGTACAAAAATTAATATCTGGTCGGATGCCTGGGTACCAGGTTCGGCGGACCGAAAAGTCATCACACCCCGGGGACAGAATATTATTTCAAAGGTTGGTGATCTCATCGACCCGGTCACTAGGCAACGGGATGAGGAGCTAATTAATCAGACTTTTTGGCCTGTAGATGTGCATCAGGTCATGGCTATACCATTACCAGTACATGAAATGGAAGATTTCGTTGCATGGAGTTATAACAAAGGTGGATTTTTCTCTGTCCGCTCAGCTTACCACGTGGAATGGAACCATCAACATGGAAGGAAACTAAGACGAATAAATGGTGTTGAAGCTATGGGTCATAATGGAATCTGGGACAAAATCTGGAAATTGCGATGTCCTGCAAAGGTGAAAGTATTTCTTTGGAGAACACTCAGGGGGACTCTTCCATGTAGGGTTAATCTAGCAAACCGCCACATCAAAGTATCGGGACAGTGCCCAGTCTGCAACTGTGGAGCTGAGGATGTGACACACCTCCTGTTCAGATGTAAGAGAGCAACAGAAGTTTGGCGCCTCCTGgtacttgaaaattttattaagAAAGCATGCAGTGTGGATAGAGCAGGTGAGTCTGTCCTTGATTTTCTAATGCAAACCCCAGTGAAGGACATTGGACTAATCGGCCAGGCTAATGTACATGAGCTAATCCCTATCACTACCTGGTACATTTGGTGGGAACGAAGGAGAGTGGTCTACGACAAGGTCACACAGAGTGCATCGAACATGGTGTCATCAATTCAAGCCATTACAGCAAACTTCGTAACTTCCATGGCGCCAAATGCAGTAGCTAAATCGGAGGGATGGATGAAGCCGCCTGTTGATTTTATCAAGCTCAATGTCGACGCAGCGTTCGACCAGGAACTTCTCACAGGGGCGGCTGGAGCAGTGCTACGGGACTCCTCCGGATCTTTTATAGCTGCAGGGAATTGGAAACTTGAGCATTGTGCTGATGCTCTGTCGGCTACAGCAATGGCTCTAAAGAGGGGTCTAGATTTGGCACAGATGATGGGATGCAATAAACTGATGGTGAATTCAGATAATCTAGAGGTGGTGAAAACGATGAATAACGGCGGTCGCTCAATGGGAGTAGCGGCAGCTATTTTTGATGATTGCTACAATCTGGCTTGCGAATCCCCTCAAACTTATTTTGATCATTGTAATAGATTAGCAAATTCAGTAGCTCATGAGCTAGCTAGTATAGCTATGAGAGCACATTCTTCTCTGTGGGTGGACAATGCACTGCCGGAGATTCTCCCTCTCTTATTGAATGATGTAAAAGTTATCAAAAGCTAATAAAGGGAGGGAAGtattttcaaaataaataaattaagCAAACTCAAgtattctttgtttctttcttgattTTGGGGTTTCTTTTTTGCATTGTTTTACTCCGGTTTTCTTGTTTCCTTTTTCTCTTCAGATTTCATCCGTTTCTTTATTTGGTTTTCTTTAgttttttcccttttgtttttcaACACATGTATACATTTCTtgttacacattgtacatttttagtACGCATtaagaatattttttaaaatagacgtttagcatttttcaaatacataatcaatattttttaaataaatgtcTCGATGCCTATTGTTTTCAtacacattatatattttttgtataaatatAAATATTTATTAATATAGGTTTAATacttttcatatatatatatatgattaacattttttcaaatatatgttttgatgtctaattATTTTGTACACATTGCACATTTTCTTATATCTGATACATTTTTATACATGGTTAAAATTTTatatatacacatttaatattttttatacatgattaacattttttagaaCATATATTTTTAGATGCCTACTTTTTCATAAATTTTTTATACTTCAGGAATATTTTTTATAAACACATTTAAatttttccaaatacatgattagtaaaattttgaacttttttatatctactcactccgtcccaaaattctaTTCTTAGATTTGCCTAAATACAGATGTATCaaatcacattttagtattagatacatcggTATCTAGACAAATCTGAAAAGCCACTGGTCATCATCCTAGTGTGGCACCCATTCCCTCACGGACTCCCTACaaccgccgcctcttcctcctcctaaaGAAAGCagctagggtttctgcctctcGCCGGCTCCgacgcaggtccgcctcgtctccggtggccctagggccatggaggcgcggtggatcctgcctagggccggcgggagggattcgtttttagtcgtttctttcaattttgttagggtttgtgttctgctcaGAAGACGAAACAACGGCGgctttctgaagatggaataaaggtctccccgcctagcccccgttccagtggtgcgtctagcatcgttgatgggcgtgtggaggtgtgtctccagcggatctatctttggtggatttgctcggatctcgttggtgttcgtctacgttcgtgtgtcttcggattggatccttccgatctatgttattcttcatctgcggcgattgctgttctggtgcgctggtcctatgtggccttagcacgacgacttcccgactgtctactacaacaagttgtgctcgACTCtgacgatggaggggcgatgacggcggcgcgccttcagctcgcttcagtgcttgtagtcgtcgctaggtggtctacggatctggatataatttttttcatttttggtattcgttgtactatcatgattgaagatgaatagatcggaagatttcccgcaaaaaaaaaggtatgtagacaaatctaagaaaagaattttgggacggagggagtacttttcttcATGCACATTGTATATTTTTCGTATACATCGAATACAATTTTCATACACATTTGatattttcaaatgcatgattaacaaaTTACAAATTTTTCTATGTaaaatattttttgtaatatatatttataatatttggaattataaaaaaaaagaaaaagaaaaatgagattGTGGCCTGTGGGGGCTGCCGGTCGCTTTCAGGCGAGGCGAGGCTGCCCTTACATCTCGCGTCAAGCGAGACATAGGCGCGTCATTCGACCCCCATGGCGAACCAAACGGCTCCCCTCGCGATGGATCACCCAATAATAAGGTCCATAAGAAATAAGGTCCATAAGAAATAACTATACTGCAATACAATGTGATCACACTAAACACCATCCTAGACAAATAATTAAGCATATAGCAAGTGAAACAAGTTTGACTCACCACTCaaaaatacttcctccgttccagtacaaatcacatacggatgtatatagatgcatttagagtgtagattcactcattttgctctcgatatactccctccgtctcataatataagaaacGATTTTGACATTAGTGTAATGTAAAAAATGTTCTTATGTTATGGGACAGAGAGTagtttatagtgaaatctctacaaaaacttatatttagcaacggagggagtagaagagttCAAAACACTCCATATGAGCTCCATCTAGCAGGAGAAGATTGCCTAAAAAATTCTACTCTggcaggagaagaagaaagaaaggcaCTGACTAGAAGCCGGACATCCTCCGGAGCACGAACATGCCGAAGCCGATGCCGAGGAACGTggcgatggagatcccgaagatgCCGACGAGGATGCCGGGCACGACGAGCGAGCTCCACCCCTTCGCCGTGGCCATGGCGGCGGCCGTGGTCGGCCCGCCGACGTTGGCGTTGGACGCGACGAGCAGCTGCTTCCTGTCCAGCCCGGCCAGCCTCCCGGCCCCGAGCACCACGGCGAGGTGCACGGCCACCTGCACGGCGGCGAACGCGAACACGGCGGGCGCCTTGGTCACCGCGTCCACCACGCTGCCGTTGGCGCCCACCACCGCGAAGAACACCTGCATCAGGATCAGCGCCATGGTCTCGCCGGACGGCGCGAGTCTCCCCAGCGCGCCCGGGAACGCCGTCGCCAGGAGCACCACCAGCGCCGTCACGCACGGCAGCGTGCCGCCGGCGGCCACGCCCAGCCCCGCCGCGATCGCCGTGCCGGCCCTGCAGATCGCGAACGACAGCGCCAGCGCCGCGCCGCCGTGCAGCACGGACATGCCGCCCCGGGGCtcgcccccgccgccgtcctccgggGACGAGGCGCTCTTGGCCTCCGGCGGTATCTTGGACGCCAGCGCGAAGAGGGCCGTGAAGTAGAGCGCGGAGATGAGGTTGTCCGCCGCCACGCCCGCCGCCACCACCGACGGCGTCGTGCCCAGCGCCTCCGAGATCGCCACGAAATTCACCGCTGCCGCCGCCATGATCACATCACAGTGCGTTCGTCAGACATGATCGATCAAATGCATCCATCAGTTTACATCTAGCAAATCCATTACCTCCGCCAATGTAGCTCCCCATGAGAGCGGCGGCGATCTTCCAGCCATCCTGGCCCAGCGACCTCATCGGGAACAGCAGATAAGCCACCGTCGTGCCGATTACAGTTGCAACTACATCCAATTTGAACCATAAGATTAATTGGACATGATCTTTCTTTCCCAAGTTCATCCTAAATAAACTAGTATCTCAGTGAGAGTAGCCATGGATTTCCTCAACTGTTTCTGTTAATTAAGAAAAGAAGGGTCTTTTGGGCCTACCTGATCCGATGAGGAAGGCCTTGAGGAGGTCGCCGGTGGTGCGGACGACGCGGCGGAGGTCGGCGCCGAGGAGCAGGAGCGGGACAGCGACGGGGAGCAGGTACTCCATGACGACGGCCTGCGCGGGCGCGCCGGGCGCCACCAGCCccgccgacgacgccgccaggcctGCCAGGATGCTCACCAGCGCCCCGCTCAGCGCCGCGCCCCACGCCGTCCGCTCCTCCGCCCTGACCAACACATACATGGACGGATCACTCCTACTCCTCCACGGCGGCGACGGACGTGCGCGAGCTGAGGGGCCTCGGCCGGCAGGTCAGGTGGTTTGCGTGTCGGTTACCAGGTGCCGAAGGCCGCGGCGGAGAGGAGGAACGCCCAGTTGCCCCACTGGTCGCCGGGCGCGATGACGGGCACGGCTCGGAGCGGCCGGACATGCCGGAGCCGAGACAGGcactcgctgccgccgccgtcacgcGAGAGGCGACGGAGCGGCAATCGCGGTGACCGAGGCGCTGGCAGCCAGAGACTGTCGGGGCAGCGGCGTAGGAGGAGGTGGCACGGCGGCGAGGGGGAGGGGAGGAGCGGGGAGGCGGCCAACGGCGCCATGCCTGCCGGCCGCGCGTGACAAATCCTCTGTTTGTTGTGGCGCGGCAACGGCAGCGCTGGGCCAAGTGTTCTCCCTCTTCTCGCTCGTGACGTAGACCCAACCAACTGCCAAAATAACATTTGAGAAGTGATGGCGACATTGTTGTCTTCTTGTTTCGCATCTGATGATTTTTGTTGTCTTCTGTACTAACTacgctactactactactatgttattccctctgtaaataaataatTATACGTTTTAGATCACTAGCAGAGACCTAAAGCGTCTTATaattgtttacggagggagtacctatgAGAAACAAATAACATacaagagcatctccagccgttcagccccccagggcgccgaaaaagaacggcctgggggcgaaccggcgctagatCGGCCCCTGGGGGCGACGTAGCTCCCAGCCACGCCCCAGGCGCCGCCCCCCAACCCGCGGCAAATTCAAACGTAGTCATTCCCGCTCACAAAATAGACGTCACAGTTCGGCGATCATGCGGCCACAGTGCGGCGATCGAATGaaaagttcggcgtacaaaaagCAGAAAGGACGCGCGTGCGCATCAGAcggcgaggtcggcctccggcgtcggcggAGTCGGCGTACGCGGGCTTGGcggcgtcggcgtggcttctgtgctgcGGGGAGTCCCGGCGGCATCATCGCTCGGGCTAGGCGGGGGCGtcggcgtgggcgtgggcgtgctcgagggaagctggttcaggatgaggccacgctccgccaagtaccacgccttgaacgcctcgtcgttgctctggagcatgtccgccccgcccagtaGTAAAGCCAGGCCGGTGTTTCTCTTCTTCGCGGAGACGTtagtccggagtaggtcgagcttggcggcgctgctcgacatcaacgccgaccaccgcgcgtcggtcttctcttcacgaaggacGGCCCAGGCCTGTGCGCCGGCGAGGCACTGCttgatggactcctgcactcgagcggtggccgcgtcggcgtgtttccccttcttggcacctttgttgccgtccggtCGCCCTTCTGACATGGCCggagtcggcgcgtccggcttgtaggtctcattgaccttgtcgagggtgcgccggactttcgcccacttctcgcacttgtcaatgcgcttgtaaacgTGAATGTACTTGAATTCGGTGTCGCTGTTGCCCTGCCGATACAGggcgaacatgcgcagcaactccgcggaggaacaaacagttggcgggcgcaaacggcgaagagaggcgggagaccggcgtggcatacctgatcctcaacgctggcgccgctctccgggcgagccgcgacctcctcgacgaccgcatgccatttgttgcacgccccctggatacgcccccaatggttcgccatctccttcgacccgcgctgcatgtagacgcctttgaagtaggggtcgacgagcttgcgctcgtcgaactcggccttgatgcgctcctagtacgtctcgatgctctggttcgtgtcggtggtcgggtcgaggcagccgactttccatgcttcggcgaggcattcctcctccttggacgccaACTTGATGCGCGACTTGCCTGacctggccgcccgcttcttcttcttgcgcctccTCGACGGAACagtcgccggctcctcctcctcctcctcctcttcgtcctcctcctcctgctcctcctcgccgtagacgtagccgagctcgccgtccatgccgccgctgagatccaccATGTCGTCCGGGTTGacgaacccgggagacgcggcggccgcggccgaacctgccaggatgatgtcatccatgtcggtctcggtctcgtcggtgtcgccgaggtgcgagaagggaaGCGCCACGGCGGAGTGGGGGCGTCAGGGAGGAAGCGTAGGCGGGCGGCGatcgagtagttgtatggagggtactgcacgccggcgaaggcgggcgagggcgtgcgctgggccgggtgtccatggggaaggtgacgtttgggttgaacctaccgtgcgcgtccccgtcggcgtagcccggtgagggcgatccccatggctgcggcgacggagagccgacgccttgctggccccagggcgcgtactgggcgtggctgccgtgtggattcatcatccccgcgcgagtcgcctcggcctcggcttggtccgccgaagcggcagccgcagccgcgcgtgccgcgttgtcacgggccttcttggcgatggccctgttccgccggtcggcggtgacaacctcccgtcgctgaacttccgccctccaATCGGCGTTTGTCATGCCCGGGGGCTTGGACGACGGCGCCCTCgccttcctctgcttcggctgggcgacggaggcggtcgcggttgccgcggcgcgggggacgacgtacttcttcggtggcatggcagccggctgggaggcgagcggggGGAGATTGGCGGGACGAATAGAGAAAATGGGAGGGAAGTGGGGAAAAGTGGGAAGAAACGAcgggaagaggcgctcgactcgccgacagggcggacccacgcgcccttttcgcttgtgccagcaccccaggcgccccccagggcgccgggttctgcctgggtccgccggcaccagtttcggcccgagccggcgaaaaacgggcttccgGGGGGagggcgactgggccgttttttcggcgccggcgcggcaaaaacgcCTGGGGACGGTCTGTTAggagcgcggctggagatgctctaaggattATCAATTGAAAAGCTTGGGAAGAATTGATTGTGACACATCAAGATGCAAGATGCAGCCGGCCGAACTACTGTTCCTGGTATAGTCTCTGTGGCCGGCATCTGTGTGCTTCCTGACCTTTTCCTTGTCTTCAAATTCAGTGCAGTCTGTTTGTTCTATACTAACTTGTCATCAGAGCTGATGATGTCTTAATCATCATGTCTTGATTAAATGATTCTACTATCTAGATCCATGGAATGCAAATAATTAACAGAAAAATGCCGCCTCAAGAAAAATTTCGATAAAAGGTGGATTTTATTGACTCGAAAtaaagcatcaagaggatacaaatacAATGAGCAAACACATGACCTCTACATAGTTAGGATGCATACAACCAACACCAACGCACGCACACAAAAACTCGCCAGTGAATAGCAAAGTTatgtaagaccaaagctatgcatgagcaagaaaaaaatgaaacaaaaatgaaaaaaacacCAAGGTGATCGGATTTGTGATCGACAAACTACAACAACAATGACTATATCCGCACCGACTATCTCATGACACCACACGGACGGCGAAGTTCTTCaacagcaacaccttcaagaagggagcgGCGCCAAATCACCGTCGTCACTGGATCCAGCCATCGAAGGGGTTTTCATCCTGAAGAACCTTTCCAAGCATAtctgagcaatgccttcaacaaggtaacaacgTAAAACCTCGCCATTGCTAGGTATAACTGACACAGGtcagacctaggctttcaccccggagctcgagaccgAGTGCTTGAATAGAACCGCCATCGACGTCACTTATGTGTTGTCGCCATCACTTTCCATGATCCCAGCAGCTACATGCGATGTgtgaccgccgccgccgcacaaCCATTCCTCTGCATCAAATCGTCGCCCGTAATTTGCAACTCTCGCCGAAGACAACCATTGGACCTAGAGAAAGGACCCTCATGAAGACCTTTCGATGGCCATTGCAATCCGCAGAAGTCCGCCGCCGCAGACCAGAGTGGCATGGATGATGGAGCTGCAAGATCTGCCACCTCAAGAAACTGTAGAGGTCTTATCATCAATCAGCAGACAGTCATGTATTAATCTATCAACAAAAGGTTGACACTCGGAAATTGATGATGACTCATTACATTTTTTTGGATCAGGTCTTCGTTTTTGTATGTCGACCTTTTCCAACTTTGGGGGAAATAAAACAAGATTAAAATGAGCAATACATATTAATTTTACTCATGCATCTCCTGTCCTCACTATGTCAACAGGGTATTGGAGCTGGCGCAGATGCAAGTTATAACACTTGAACCGCGCGTCCGCCCGGGGAGGGTGGTGGCTAAGATATGTTCCGCCCTGTCGCGTGCAGGGGGCGTTGGAGCCGAGGCGGCGGCCGAGGGTGGTGGAGCGACGGCGACCTCAGCAAGCGGCCGTCGCTAGTGCTGGCCGTCCTCCTTGGCCGCGCGggtggcaaggcggcggcgggtggtggctgTGGGGCGCGGTGGCCGCGGGGGCGCCCGTCCCGGATCTGACGCCTCCGTCTCCAACCCTTTCGGCCCCTGTCAGATCTGGTCTCCGGCTGGCCCAGGCTGCCGGCGCCGCGTCTGTGCTAGGGTGGGGAAGACGTGGAGCCCGGAGAAATCCATGGCTGGCTCTGCCGGCCACGAcgacggcgacgcctgagggcgccGTCTCCTACTTGTAGGCGCCGTCAAGGTTATCCCTTTCCCCCTCTGCCTCGTTCCCCTGCTCGTATGccggggtgaaaacccaaatccctTTGGATTGGGCGGCAGCGACGCTCGCGGCGCCGTCACCCCCATGGTGGTGCCGCCTTCGGTGAGTTTGGGGCGGTGGTGAGTCCGATCTGGTTGGTGGGCGGTTGGCGGCGACATGGTTGGAGCAGGTGGGCGTTTGGCAGCTTCGTGTCCATGTCCAGTGGCTCCACTCCATTGTTGCTCTGTCATCGGCAGCCCCACCGTGCTTTTTGCTTCTCCTTGAGTGTTGGTTCCCTCCCAGTGCCATGTTGCCCTTCGTTGAGCTCGGCGTCGCGTGTTGGTGGTGCTCTGGTATGGCATTTTGTGTGGCCATGGCGTCGGGTGTACACCTTTGCTCTTGGGAGAGCGTTCTCATCGTCCGATGGATCGGCGCCTCGTGCCAGGCGAGGGGCTAGGGAGCCCCTTTCGGAGATGTAGGAGGTTGTCGCCGATTAGGCCGGAGCCCATGGAGCTGCCATCGTCACTCCCGCTTGCTAGCTGGGTCTCCTCAAGGTCAGATGGTGTCTTGGTGGGGTGGATCGCACTCGGTGGAGGGCTTCAACGTCTCCAAGCTGATCTTGTTCTTTAGATTCTGCATCTTTGCTTGTAGATGGTAGGAAGCCTTTTAGCTGCTAGCACAACACTCTTGTACCCTTTTAGCTGTTTTCTGTTTCGTCTCTGTACTTGGTGCTtgttgtaatcctggccggttgatggctttgttaattcaaagccgggctcgtcctgagccttcgttctaaaaaaaaagtATACATTTCTAGAGATGGTCCTGAGAGTACTTGATGCGACAGGTAACAGCAACCTTATTTGAGAGCCAATTATGCAAGATGCAGCCGGCCGGACTACTGTCCTTTTGTAGTCTCTGGGCCTGCATCTCTCTGTTGTTTCGTGGCATTTTCCTTGGCACCAAACGGGAAACTGCAGCCTCTTGTTCTATACTCGGACCTGTCAATAAAAGTGATGCCTTCATTATCATGCCTTGATTAATCAGACTAAGCTTTCCTGATTCGCGGAATGAAAATGATTAAGAGGAAAGCGCCATCTCAAGAAAACCGCACGTAGAGGTattattctactccctccgtcctaaattactcgtcgctgaaatggatgtatctagaactaaaatacatctagatacatccatacatgcgacaagtaattcg
Protein-coding regions in this window:
- the LOC123165671 gene encoding uncharacterized membrane protein YjcL — protein: MAPLAASPLLPSPSPPCHLLLRRCPDSLWLPAPRSPRLPLRRLSRDGGGSECLSRLRHVRPLRAVPVIAPGDQWGNWAFLLSAAAFGTWAEERTAWGAALSGALVSILAGLAASSAGLVAPGAPAQAVVMEYLLPVAVPLLLLGADLRRVVRTTGDLLKAFLIGSVATVIGTTVAYLLFPMRSLGQDGWKIAAALMGSYIGGAVNFVAISEALGTTPSVVAAGVAADNLISALYFTALFALASKIPPEAKSASSPEDGGGGEPRGGMSVLHGGAALALSFAICRAGTAIAAGLGVAAGGTLPCVTALVVLLATAFPGALGRLAPSGETMALILMQVFFAVVGANGSVVDAVTKAPAVFAFAAVQVAVHLAVVLGAGRLAGLDRKQLLVASNANVGGPTTAAAMATAKGWSSLVVPGILVGIFGISIATFLGIGFGMFVLRRMSGF